A portion of the Staphylococcus felis genome contains these proteins:
- the csoZ gene encoding putative copper chaperone CsoZ: MYQSYVQVSNIHTENDKEALEKRLSSMIGVLDVQIDINQQCVNLEYETPANLNTLEKEIYDAGFPVINSFKGGY; this comes from the coding sequence ATGTATCAAAGTTATGTGCAAGTCTCGAACATTCATACAGAAAATGATAAAGAAGCTTTAGAAAAACGTTTATCTTCTATGATTGGGGTATTGGATGTTCAAATTGATATCAATCAGCAATGTGTCAACCTAGAATATGAAACACCAGCAAATCTTAACACGTTAGAAAAAGAAATCTATGATGCAGGTTTTCCTGTTATCAATTCATTCAAAGGAGGATATTAA
- the csoR gene encoding copper-sensing transcriptional repressor CsoR, protein MTEQAHHSDSIKRNLKSRLNRIEGQVRAINRMIDEDVYCDDVLTQIRATRSALNSVATKLLDYHMKGCIMHKIENGSEQEAMEELLVTFQKLMKD, encoded by the coding sequence ATGACTGAACAAGCACATCATTCTGATTCGATAAAGCGTAATTTAAAGTCGCGTTTGAATCGCATTGAAGGACAAGTACGTGCCATCAATCGTATGATAGATGAAGATGTCTATTGTGATGATGTTTTAACGCAAATTAGAGCAACACGATCTGCTTTAAATAGCGTAGCGACAAAATTATTAGATTATCACATGAAAGGTTGTATTATGCATAAAATTGAAAATGGTTCTGAACAAGAAGCTATGGAAGAATTACTTGTGACGTTCCAGAAATTAATGAAAGACTAA
- the cls gene encoding cardiolipin synthase has protein sequence MLDMLLSYQLDANTIMNYIFIAAFLLNLVFVFTIIFMERRSAGSIWAWILVLGLMPLIGFIVYLLFGRQIQRKSIFKLDDKDRIGLERIVNQQLSLLKKGEFGRDNPHIQNYSNLIQMLLYNNAAFYTNNNDIDLLTDGHTKFEQLKKDIREAQSYIHIQYYIFRNDQLGESILELLEQKLDEGLEVKMLYDDMGSRSLTLRDFKLFKEKGGKVEAFFPSKLPLINLRMNNRNHRKIVVIDGVIGYVGGFNVGKEYLGLSKKFGYWRDTHLRITGEAVNALQLRFILDWNSQAHRDNIEYHDKYFPDNTSGKSGNIGVQIASSGPDESWEQIKYGYLKMISMAKKDIFIQTPYFVPDEAFMDALKIAALGGINVNIMIPCKPDHPFVYWATYKNVASLLEAGAKVYLYDNGFLHAKTLTIDDEITSVGTTNMDHRSFTLNFEVNAFVYNEHLAKKVRQSFENDLKVCTELTIEKYQARGLWIKFKESISQLLSPIL, from the coding sequence ATGTTAGATATGCTACTTTCGTATCAACTTGATGCGAATACTATTATGAATTACATCTTTATCGCTGCATTCTTATTAAACCTTGTATTCGTTTTTACAATTATTTTTATGGAACGACGAAGTGCTGGTTCAATTTGGGCATGGATTTTAGTCCTTGGTCTGATGCCACTTATAGGGTTTATTGTATATTTATTATTTGGACGTCAAATTCAGCGAAAATCCATATTCAAACTAGACGATAAAGATCGAATTGGCTTAGAACGTATCGTTAATCAACAGCTCAGTTTACTCAAAAAGGGTGAATTCGGACGTGATAATCCACATATTCAAAACTATAGTAACCTTATTCAAATGTTGTTATACAATAATGCGGCCTTCTATACTAATAACAATGATATCGATCTCTTAACAGACGGCCACACTAAATTCGAACAACTTAAGAAAGATATTAGAGAAGCTCAAAGTTACATACATATTCAATATTATATTTTTAGAAATGACCAACTTGGCGAAAGTATATTAGAGCTCCTAGAACAAAAACTTGACGAAGGTTTAGAAGTTAAAATGCTGTATGATGACATGGGATCACGTTCATTGACTTTACGAGATTTTAAACTATTTAAAGAAAAAGGCGGTAAAGTTGAAGCATTTTTCCCTTCAAAATTACCATTAATCAACCTAAGAATGAATAATCGCAATCATCGAAAAATCGTTGTCATTGATGGTGTGATCGGATATGTAGGCGGTTTCAATGTCGGTAAAGAATATTTAGGACTATCAAAAAAGTTCGGATATTGGAGAGATACGCACTTACGTATAACAGGGGAAGCGGTTAATGCACTTCAGTTAAGATTTATTTTGGATTGGAATTCTCAAGCACATCGAGATAATATCGAATATCATGATAAGTATTTTCCAGATAACACTTCTGGTAAATCTGGAAATATAGGTGTTCAAATCGCATCGAGTGGACCTGATGAATCTTGGGAGCAAATTAAATACGGTTATTTAAAAATGATATCAATGGCCAAAAAAGATATTTTTATTCAAACGCCATACTTTGTGCCTGATGAAGCTTTTATGGATGCCCTTAAAATTGCAGCTTTAGGCGGAATCAATGTCAATATTATGATTCCATGCAAACCAGATCACCCTTTTGTTTATTGGGCAACTTATAAAAACGTTGCAAGCTTGTTAGAAGCAGGCGCAAAAGTATACCTTTATGATAATGGTTTTTTACATGCTAAAACATTAACTATTGATGATGAAATCACAAGTGTAGGAACAACCAATATGGATCATAGAAGTTTTACACTTAATTTTGAAGTAAATGCGTTTGTATATAATGAACATTTAGCCAAAAAGGTACGTCAAAGCTTTGAAAATGACCTAAAAGTTTGTACAGAACTCACGATTGAAAAATATCAAGCTAGAGGCTTATGGATCAAGTTTAAGGAGTCAATAAGTCAACTCCTCTCACCTATTTTATAA
- a CDS encoding HD domain-containing protein: MSQKNQLRAARELMQNVHQHDKTGHDSAHIDRVLQLALTIAEDYPEANLFVIQMATLLHDTVDDKLKEYAISLKQLQSFLKEIAVSDDEQDAIIYVITHISFRKRKDVNALKTIESKIVQDADRLDALGAIGLARTFQFSGYFKEAMWTGHHSYEELMAFSDFSTLPASAIKHCFEKLLQLKDLMNTEKGKEIAQQRHTFVESFLKQFFNEWQSQ; this comes from the coding sequence ATGTCTCAAAAAAATCAACTCCGCGCCGCCCGAGAATTAATGCAAAATGTTCACCAACATGATAAAACAGGTCATGATAGTGCTCACATTGATCGTGTCTTACAACTCGCCTTAACCATTGCAGAGGACTATCCAGAGGCTAATCTTTTTGTCATTCAAATGGCAACTTTATTGCATGATACAGTAGATGATAAATTAAAAGAATATGCAATTTCTCTTAAACAACTACAATCTTTTTTAAAAGAAATTGCCGTAAGTGACGATGAGCAAGACGCGATTATTTATGTCATTACACATATCAGTTTTCGAAAAAGAAAAGATGTAAACGCTTTGAAAACAATCGAATCCAAAATTGTACAAGACGCGGATCGTTTAGATGCACTAGGTGCAATCGGACTAGCCCGCACATTTCAATTTAGCGGTTATTTTAAAGAAGCGATGTGGACAGGACACCATTCTTATGAAGAACTGATGGCATTTAGCGATTTCTCAACCTTACCTGCCTCTGCTATAAAACATTGCTTTGAAAAATTACTTCAGCTCAAAGATTTGATGAATACTGAAAAAGGAAAAGAAATAGCACAACAGCGTCATACATTCGTGGAGTCATTTTTAAAACAATTCTTTAATGAATGGCAATCTCAATAA
- the yidC gene encoding membrane protein insertase YidC — protein MKNKALLTMLVGVVLLLAGCDYSKSENRNGFFYNTFVQPMDNLIHWLGNHLDNNYGLAIIIIVLVVRIVLLPFMLSNYKNMHMMREKMKIAKPEITEAQEKVKRARTPEDKMAANQEMMKVYKKYNLNPAATMLGCLPLILQMPIIMGLYFVLKYPSGGGITKYSDFLWFQLDKPDIWITIIAGVLYFFQAFVSLSNMPQEQRQMGYMMMIISPIMIIWISYSSAAALGLYWSVSAAFLVIQTYIANKVYSKKAQEEVAPLLAKLEAEKNPKTGKNTQVVSKKKKK, from the coding sequence ATGAAGAACAAAGCGCTACTTACGATGCTTGTCGGTGTCGTGCTCTTACTAGCCGGTTGTGATTATAGTAAATCCGAAAACAGAAATGGATTCTTTTATAATACATTTGTTCAACCAATGGACAATTTGATACACTGGTTAGGAAATCACTTAGATAATAACTATGGTTTAGCGATTATTATTATCGTTTTAGTAGTTCGTATTGTATTGTTACCATTTATGTTATCCAACTATAAAAACATGCATATGATGCGCGAAAAAATGAAAATTGCTAAACCTGAAATTACTGAAGCGCAAGAAAAAGTTAAACGTGCGCGTACTCCAGAAGATAAAATGGCTGCAAATCAAGAAATGATGAAAGTGTACAAAAAGTACAACTTAAATCCAGCAGCGACAATGCTTGGTTGTTTACCGCTCATATTACAAATGCCTATTATTATGGGGTTATATTTTGTATTGAAGTATCCATCAGGTGGCGGCATTACAAAGTACTCAGATTTCTTATGGTTTCAACTTGATAAACCTGATATATGGATTACAATTATTGCCGGTGTGCTATATTTCTTCCAAGCTTTTGTATCATTATCAAATATGCCTCAAGAACAGCGTCAAATGGGTTATATGATGATGATTATATCGCCAATTATGATTATTTGGATTTCTTATAGTTCTGCCGCAGCACTTGGTTTATATTGGTCAGTTTCTGCTGCTTTTCTTGTTATCCAAACTTATATTGCAAATAAAGTCTATAGCAAAAAAGCCCAAGAAGAAGTTGCACCATTGCTTGCTAAATTAGAAGCAGAGAAAAATCCTAAAACGGGTAAAAACACACAAGTCGTTTCAAAGAAAAAGAAAAAATAG
- the thiE gene encoding thiamine phosphate synthase: protein MQFNRALLNVYFIAGTQDVKKGSLESILKEALEAGITMFQFREKGPSSLSGQAKKEEAVKLKNLCHSYHVPFIVNDDVELAIEIDADGIHVGQDDEKIDSFYHKLNDKIIGLSVRDFQEYDQSDLTHVDYIGVGPIYATSSKADAKQPGGIDLIRRMREYDETIPIVAIGGITEENVAPLIKNGADGIATISSITHSQNIEESVSRYLKNFK from the coding sequence ATGCAGTTTAATCGTGCATTACTCAATGTTTATTTTATTGCAGGGACGCAAGATGTAAAAAAAGGTTCTTTAGAGTCTATTTTGAAAGAAGCTTTAGAAGCCGGTATTACGATGTTTCAATTCAGAGAAAAAGGTCCTTCCTCTTTAAGTGGACAAGCCAAAAAAGAAGAAGCAGTTAAATTAAAAAATTTATGTCATTCTTATCATGTACCTTTTATTGTCAATGATGATGTTGAACTTGCAATTGAAATAGATGCAGATGGTATTCATGTTGGTCAAGATGACGAAAAAATAGATAGTTTTTATCATAAACTTAATGATAAAATTATCGGATTAAGTGTTAGAGATTTTCAAGAATACGATCAATCAGATTTGACGCATGTTGATTATATCGGTGTAGGTCCTATCTATGCAACCAGTTCAAAGGCTGATGCCAAACAACCAGGAGGGATTGACCTTATCAGACGTATGAGGGAATATGATGAGACAATTCCTATAGTAGCAATAGGTGGCATTACAGAGGAAAATGTAGCCCCACTTATCAAAAATGGTGCAGACGGTATCGCTACCATTTCTTCTATCACACATAGTCAAAATATTGAAGAGTCTGTGTCACGTTATCTAAAAAATTTTAAATAA
- the thiM gene encoding hydroxyethylthiazole kinase, with the protein MNYLAKVRETQPLVVCYTNDVVKNFTANGLLSLGASPAMSEAPEEADDFFEVTSALLINIGTLTVESGEAMLKIAKSANKASVPVVFDPVAVGASQFRKAYCKRFLKEVDVTVIKGNASEILALIDDQATMKGTDSQTNLNVIDIAKKAHELLNTAIVMTGEKDIIAQNGTILELSNGTPLLTKITGAGCLLGAVVASFLLGETDPSIIQLEEAVSFYNIAAEHAELSEGADLPGTFLTHLLDELNQVTAESYQIEIKKREVK; encoded by the coding sequence ATGAATTATTTAGCTAAAGTAAGAGAAACACAACCATTAGTTGTTTGTTATACCAATGATGTCGTAAAAAATTTTACGGCAAATGGTTTACTTAGTTTAGGTGCAAGTCCTGCAATGAGTGAAGCACCGGAAGAAGCAGATGATTTCTTTGAAGTTACGAGTGCATTATTAATTAATATAGGAACTTTGACTGTTGAGAGTGGAGAAGCTATGTTAAAAATAGCAAAGTCTGCAAATAAAGCTAGTGTACCTGTCGTTTTTGACCCTGTTGCAGTTGGAGCTTCACAATTTAGAAAAGCATATTGCAAACGATTTTTAAAAGAGGTAGATGTAACAGTTATTAAAGGGAATGCTTCTGAAATTCTTGCGCTAATAGATGATCAAGCAACAATGAAAGGAACTGATAGCCAAACCAATCTCAATGTAATTGATATTGCTAAAAAAGCGCACGAGCTTTTAAATACAGCAATTGTGATGACAGGTGAGAAGGATATTATTGCTCAGAATGGAACCATTCTTGAACTATCAAATGGGACGCCTTTACTCACTAAAATAACAGGAGCAGGTTGTTTGTTAGGTGCAGTTGTTGCAAGCTTTTTATTAGGGGAAACCGACCCGTCCATTATACAACTTGAAGAAGCTGTTTCCTTTTATAACATAGCAGCAGAACATGCAGAATTATCAGAAGGTGCGGATTTGCCAGGTACATTTTTGACACATTTATTAGATGAGTTAAATCAAGTAACGGCTGAATCATATCAGATTGAGATTAAAAAGAGAGAAGTGAAGTAA
- the thiD gene encoding bifunctional hydroxymethylpyrimidine kinase/phosphomethylpyrimidine kinase: MNKPNIALTIAGTDPSGGAGVMADLKSFHACGVYGMAAITSVLAQNSMGVQHIHNLDTSWLEEQLESVFNDEMPHALKTGMIPTTEMMALIESYLKKIKVPYVIDPVMIAKSGDSLMDQQVRNQLKTTLLPYADVATPNVPEAEEIVQFKLDSVERIHQAGRFFINEIGAKGVVIKGGHLEGDAIDYLFTTEGHYEFKNERYHTQHTHGTGCTFSAVVTAELAKGKSIYDAVAKAKSFISLAIQHTPEFGRGRGPVNHFAYQQLNGWD, translated from the coding sequence ATGAATAAACCTAATATTGCATTAACGATTGCTGGTACTGACCCTAGCGGGGGTGCAGGTGTAATGGCTGATTTAAAATCTTTTCATGCATGTGGTGTCTACGGCATGGCAGCAATTACAAGTGTACTGGCGCAAAATTCTATGGGCGTTCAACATATTCATAATTTAGATACGTCATGGTTAGAAGAACAATTAGAAAGTGTATTTAATGATGAAATGCCTCATGCTCTTAAAACAGGTATGATACCTACTACAGAAATGATGGCATTAATCGAATCATATTTAAAGAAAATTAAAGTGCCATACGTTATTGATCCTGTTATGATTGCCAAAAGTGGAGATTCACTTATGGATCAACAAGTTCGCAATCAATTAAAGACTACTTTATTACCATATGCTGACGTTGCAACTCCAAACGTTCCAGAAGCAGAAGAGATTGTCCAGTTTAAATTAGACAGTGTTGAGCGTATTCATCAAGCAGGACGATTTTTCATTAATGAAATTGGCGCAAAAGGTGTAGTGATTAAAGGGGGGCATCTTGAAGGTGATGCTATTGATTATTTATTTACAACTGAGGGTCACTATGAATTTAAAAATGAGCGCTATCATACACAACATACGCATGGAACAGGATGCACATTTTCTGCTGTGGTGACTGCTGAACTTGCAAAAGGTAAATCTATTTATGATGCAGTCGCTAAAGCAAAATCGTTTATATCGCTAGCTATACAACATACACCTGAGTTTGGACGTGGCAGAGGTCCAGTTAATCACTTTGCATACCAACAATTGAATGGATGGGATTAA
- the tenA gene encoding thiaminase II, with amino-acid sequence MDFSKTLKIEAQPIIDAIYNDSFIQSLLKGNASSSSIKHYLRADARYLNEFAKIYALLIPKVNTKEEIQYLTEQIQFASSGEVKAHHILSDYVGEDYNDIISTGEWYPTADHYIKHMYYNAYAFDNIAYTLSAMAPCPYVYQQIGKRAIIEGDVAEENPLKAWFDFYATEMDELMNHIDQWLNQYAEKFNQQNQDILKRNFLQSTVHERNFFEMAFSKEEWQFGGEGNE; translated from the coding sequence ATGGATTTTAGTAAAACTTTAAAAATAGAAGCACAACCTATTATAGATGCTATATATAATGATTCTTTCATTCAATCTTTACTAAAAGGTAATGCATCATCTTCTTCAATAAAGCATTATCTTCGTGCTGATGCACGTTACTTAAATGAATTTGCAAAGATTTATGCATTATTGATTCCAAAAGTAAATACGAAAGAAGAGATTCAGTATCTAACGGAACAAATTCAGTTTGCCTCTTCAGGTGAAGTCAAAGCGCACCATATATTGTCTGACTATGTAGGTGAAGATTATAACGATATTATTTCGACTGGAGAATGGTATCCAACCGCAGATCATTACATTAAACATATGTATTATAATGCGTATGCGTTTGATAACATTGCTTACACATTATCCGCAATGGCGCCCTGTCCATATGTATATCAGCAAATTGGCAAACGTGCGATAATTGAAGGTGATGTAGCAGAGGAGAATCCACTTAAAGCATGGTTTGATTTTTATGCAACTGAAATGGATGAACTGATGAATCATATAGATCAATGGTTGAATCAGTATGCTGAAAAATTTAATCAACAAAATCAAGACATCTTAAAGCGAAATTTTTTACAAAGTACAGTACATGAGCGAAACTTTTTTGAAATGGCTTTTTCAAAAGAAGAATGGCAGTTTGGAGGAGAAGGTAATGAATAA
- a CDS encoding single-stranded DNA-binding protein, with product MNNINRFHAVGTIIKPFKYYDSNGKCFIIFTVSVERDYRSRTNKPIYDYINCKAFGQLATKLNETVTIGDVLMIDGQIQTRFYKHYEQKKYTTELLVTHVFNLSQIEKSAQSTSIKL from the coding sequence GTGAACAACATTAATCGATTTCATGCGGTTGGCACTATTATTAAACCATTTAAATATTATGATAGCAACGGTAAGTGCTTTATCATTTTCACGGTTTCAGTAGAACGTGATTATCGTAGTCGCACCAATAAACCTATTTACGATTATATAAATTGTAAAGCATTTGGACAGCTAGCTACAAAACTAAATGAAACTGTAACTATTGGTGATGTTTTAATGATAGATGGCCAAATTCAAACCAGATTTTATAAGCATTACGAACAAAAAAAGTACACTACTGAATTATTAGTAACACATGTTTTCAATCTTTCCCAAATTGAAAAATCAGCCCAATCAACTTCTATAAAACTTTAA